The Candidatus Dadabacteria bacterium genome contains a region encoding:
- a CDS encoding transposase: MYCHRKLRPLPKPRLCYNDNLLQRSIPMAKHRRFTPEFKAEVVLEALRGETSQAELCRRHNLSIATLFDATDQQSSEVAERIAHLEQLVGRLTVALDIEKKALTFSS; encoded by the coding sequence ATGTACTGCCATCGGAAATTGAGACCACTCCCTAAACCAAGATTGTGCTACAATGACAATCTACTTCAAAGGAGCATTCCGATGGCGAAACACAGAAGATTTACCCCTGAGTTTAAAGCAGAAGTTGTGCTGGAGGCACTTCGCGGTGAAACTTCCCAAGCGGAGTTGTGTCGCCGCCATAACCTAAGTATAGCGACGCTCTTTGACGCTACGGATCAGCAGTCGAGCGAGGTGGCGGAGCGTATTGCTCACCTTGAGCAGCTCGTTGGACGGTTAACCGTGGCGTTAGACATCGAAAAAAAAGCATTGACTTTCTCGAGTTGA
- a CDS encoding IS3 family transposase codes for MDFLELIPSEECRIVEALRTQHSVREICEVLGFTRSTFYYQPKIDASEDVLRAEIEKLAAQYPTYGYRRITHLLLKTGYRVGYRRVTRLMKEDNLCVAVKRACQTTHSTDGLRPWMNHLKTVSVCRCDQVWVGDVTYVRLKGHFVYLALFMDVFTRMIRGWQASPHLTQPLTLKPLEAALHRSVPEIHHSDQDAQYLSNAYVAALKAYGVEISLARRGRPWENGHAERLIRTLKEEEVHLREYQDIHEAREHIGHFIIHVYNQKRPHSALGYLTPKEFQRKTLS; via the coding sequence ATTGACTTTCTCGAGTTGATTCCGTCTGAAGAATGCCGAATCGTTGAGGCATTACGGACACAGCACTCAGTGCGAGAGATTTGCGAGGTGCTGGGTTTCACCCGGAGTACCTTCTATTATCAACCGAAAATCGACGCGTCTGAAGACGTTCTGCGAGCAGAAATAGAGAAGTTAGCTGCGCAGTATCCGACCTACGGATATAGACGTATTACGCACTTACTGCTGAAGACGGGATACCGCGTTGGGTATCGGCGTGTTACCCGATTGATGAAAGAAGACAACCTCTGTGTCGCAGTCAAACGTGCGTGCCAAACGACCCACTCCACTGACGGTCTGCGTCCGTGGATGAATCACCTGAAGACCGTTTCGGTCTGTCGATGCGATCAGGTCTGGGTCGGCGATGTGACTTACGTCCGACTCAAGGGACACTTCGTCTATCTCGCACTGTTCATGGATGTCTTTACCCGCATGATCCGAGGATGGCAGGCCAGTCCACATTTGACGCAGCCACTGACCTTGAAACCCTTGGAAGCAGCACTGCACCGAAGCGTCCCGGAGATACACCATTCCGATCAAGACGCGCAGTATCTTTCAAACGCTTATGTTGCCGCGCTCAAGGCATACGGCGTTGAGATTTCTCTCGCACGGCGGGGACGCCCCTGGGAGAACGGACACGCTGAAAGACTCATCCGCACCCTCAAAGAGGAAGAAGTTCACCTCAGAGAGTATCAGGACATCCACGAGGCTCGCGAGCACATCGGGCATTTTATCATACACGTCTATAATCAGAAACGCCCACATTCGGCGTTAGGATATTTGACACCTAAGGAATTTCAACGAAAAACCTTATCTTAA
- a CDS encoding DUF262 domain-containing protein, whose amino-acid sequence MLRPPARLTLDELLARRLFHIPPYQRAYSWHRKQRNDMFSDIKNLEGTPDGSHFMATVVGLRRTSRLIGADQYSVIEVVDGQQRLTTLVLLLKAIEQELKCLRPDDAQDLQRILVKGDDLDLILLQTNHDNSDYCADYLRLGESTDVSDAQTLADKELLSAIHECKFFVNTWDAPMELLTIVKDQLYFIFYQIENEAAVYTVFETLNDRGLDVSWLDKLKSRLMGVAFGNNPDNSREHIDELHRIWGRIYRTVGLRQGLSTEALRFGATLISSASLSKPLGEEGAVKSFTEQVGTSTPEAITVSKWLLKVTTAVDKFLADMRGVREAVTEISQARLLAVAILLSDFSADEKTQLLNEWEKTTFRIFGLLDKDARTGVGNYVRLARDIQNNSELSADDILQRIRDLGASYSIDALLNQPEDINWYEGWETELRYLLFRYEEHLAEQQGQRFDNEQWRRIWEDSPSRSIEHIFPQSKGSQVPLEADQDGIFVHRLGNLLLLPPGLNSRLGDKDPKVKAPCYRQTGLFSACDVAQTIEDQGWGEAQIEERE is encoded by the coding sequence ATGTTGAGACCCCCTGCCCGTCTTACCCTAGACGAATTGCTTGCGAGACGCTTGTTTCATATTCCCCCTTATCAGCGGGCGTATTCATGGCATCGCAAACAGCGAAACGATATGTTTAGTGATATTAAGAATCTTGAAGGGACTCCAGACGGTTCCCATTTTATGGCGACGGTGGTAGGATTGCGTCGCACCTCAAGATTGATCGGAGCTGACCAGTATAGCGTCATAGAAGTTGTAGATGGACAACAACGGCTCACGACACTTGTGCTGCTTCTGAAAGCGATTGAGCAGGAATTGAAATGTTTGCGGCCTGATGATGCACAAGACCTTCAGAGGATTCTTGTCAAGGGAGACGATTTAGATCTCATTCTGCTGCAAACGAATCATGATAATAGTGACTATTGTGCTGACTACCTCAGATTGGGAGAGTCCACGGATGTTTCAGATGCTCAGACACTTGCGGATAAAGAGTTGCTAAGTGCGATCCACGAGTGCAAATTTTTTGTTAATACGTGGGATGCCCCTATGGAACTATTGACAATCGTCAAGGATCAACTGTATTTCATCTTTTATCAAATTGAGAATGAGGCGGCTGTCTATACAGTTTTTGAGACTCTTAATGACAGAGGCCTTGATGTTTCTTGGTTAGATAAACTCAAAAGTCGGCTCATGGGGGTAGCTTTTGGAAACAATCCTGACAATAGCCGCGAACATATCGATGAACTTCATCGGATTTGGGGCCGTATTTATCGGACTGTTGGTCTCCGACAAGGGCTCAGCACTGAGGCACTGAGGTTTGGTGCTACACTTATATCGTCTGCTTCGCTCAGTAAACCCCTTGGTGAAGAAGGAGCTGTTAAGAGTTTCACTGAACAAGTTGGCACAAGCACGCCTGAAGCAATTACGGTTTCAAAATGGCTACTAAAGGTTACAACAGCGGTTGATAAGTTTCTGGCGGATATGAGGGGGGTCAGAGAAGCCGTAACTGAAATTTCTCAGGCACGGTTGCTAGCGGTAGCAATCCTCTTATCAGATTTTTCTGCCGATGAAAAAACACAACTTCTCAATGAATGGGAGAAAACGACGTTCCGCATCTTCGGACTTCTTGATAAGGATGCCCGCACAGGGGTCGGAAATTATGTGAGATTGGCGCGCGACATACAGAACAATTCTGAGTTAAGTGCTGATGACATTTTACAGAGAATAAGAGATCTCGGCGCGTCGTATAGCATTGACGCGTTACTCAATCAACCCGAGGACATCAATTGGTACGAAGGCTGGGAGACTGAGCTCCGATATTTGTTGTTCCGTTACGAGGAGCATCTGGCTGAACAACAGGGACAGAGGTTTGATAACGAACAATGGCGGCGCATTTGGGAAGATTCACCTTCACGTTCTATTGAACACATTTTCCCACAGTCCAAAGGTAGTCAAGTACCCTTGGAAGCCGACCAAGACGGTATTTTCGTTCATAGACTTGGAAACCTATTGCTTTTACCGCCCGGTCTCAATTCAAGACTGGGAGATAAGGATCCGAAAGTGAAGGCACCCTGCTACAGACAGACAGGACTTTTCAGTGCTTGCGATGTCGCGCAAACGATTGAGGATCAGGGGTGGGGAGAAGCCCAGATTGAAGAACGGGAGTAG